The nucleotide window AGGAGCGACAGGGCGTGTAGTTTTGCTTGCTATAGGAATTAACATGTTTATTATTTAGTTGAAATTATAATACCTATATTGTGTTTGTTACCTATTACTCACCATGTTGCTTAGGATCATAGCCTTTCTTTACCACAACATTTCCTGGAGTAGGAGGTAATGGCGGAGGTTGCATATTATTGCTGTCGCGTGGTTTAGATTCTTTAGATTTATGAGTATCTCCTGGTGGTGATACGTCATCTTCATCGCTCGAATCTTCTTCCATATCTTGTACCTTAAAATGTTAATGGTAATGACGATAAATTGTTACCAGTTTTTCTATACGaacaaaacattatatttacttGATTATTATCCTTCGCGCGATCTTTTTCACCTTCCGTACGATTTTGCATTTCATCCTCTCCTTCACTGTCAATCTGCATTTCTACATCCTCGCCTTCTTCTATCCTTTCCTAAAAGATTTAAGAAAACATTAATACAATAAGATTGTGCAAGAAGTGCCATTTATTAAGACACAATCAAATTTTATCACCTGCATGAGTACTCGAGCACCGACTTCATCTGGTGTTGTTGGTGCTGGGAAATTGCCAACTTCAAACTGCTGATAATCAACAGTTTCTACTACAACAAAATCATGCCAATCGATTTGAGCATAAGCAACTCTTTCACGTTCTAACTCCTCTTCTTCCTTACGTCTCTGAGCTTCTTGGTACTTTAACCATTCAGCACGATATTTAACCTGTTCTAATATTTTATCCATATTTGCTGCTTCATCGCGAAGACGTGGTAGTAAATCTTTAGGTGGAATTAATACCTATAAATTAAGAATTGTTTAAAGAAATACTtaaagaatatataaatattattttaaaacatTCTCATCTTACCTTTGTATATTGTTCCAAGAGTTTAGTAAAATATTGGAACAGAGAATGTTGTGGTCGCAAAAAGTCAAATTGAAAGTTTCTTTGTTCTCGATTCATTAAGTTAGTAAGAAATTGACGACCATTACGAGCTACAAATTGTGCTGTCAGTTTTACAATATCTCTAAAATAAGGAAGCAAAATATTCAAATTGTATAGTTTAGTACTATTTGACCATGCAGcaaataaataatcaaataaCTTACAAATCTAAAGCTGAAATTGAAGGTGGATCGGCAATAAATTCGAATTCAGTAGGAGGATCTTTTGGAACAAATGGTTGTTCTACTTGTTTTAAAATCTCTTGCTGCTTTTGATGAGCTGTAAGATTGACAGTTTTTCCAAGTCCTTGTCCTATAGCTGGTTCTTGACCCTTTCcttctttaaattcttttactTTGTGCTGATAATATGCATGATATGGATCGCCAAAATTCAAGAAGTTAAACTTTGGATTTCCAAGTTCATTTTGTCTGATTCTTGACTCAAATTCTGGCCCATTCCTAGCCACAAAGCTGGCTGTCTTATCAACAATATCTAAATTATTACATAAGGAAGATCACATGAATAACAACATATAAACCATGCCTGAATAATTTGTGACTCTTAAGTCACGTGAGGCTGTTTCCCCCTctatgtaattaattaatttattgaattaagaaatgtattcaatcatttcctatGAAAGAATTTTTATGATTTCAGCAAGATGTTATTTATTTAGACTGatgcaataaaataataaaatgcaaCTATCAACTGTGCCTAGAAAACAACCAATAAGTATAATTTTATAGGAAATTATCACAGGAATATCACAGATTgcatattatttattgttgtaTTATATAAAAACAATTACCATATAAAGATCATATGGTTTCAGTAAAATTATGtacattatatttaattaattatatattatattaattataattaattataattgaatacattttttaatggAAATTATATCACGattaaaaattttgttaataagTTGTCTGAAAATAAAGgttgtattaatattacttATGTACGAGAATTTATGAAAGGATACTTCTAACCTCCGGTGGAGGGTAAATAATTCCTACGATCGGTTGTGATGAGGGTGCATTATTTTCTTCACCCTCAGTAACTGGTAGTTGCACTACTGGGACTTCCTGAGCCGACATGATCAGTACTCTTTTATCTGCTTAATTTTTACACTATTCccctttatattttttaattcatcGTGCATAAAAAAACTCGCGGAAATATCACAATCATAATCATAAAAGGATGAAGCATAGAGTCTAAACAGTCTTAGAGCACGGGCAGTGGGCAGTGTTGTAAGATTTGAAGAAATTCTATCTCAGCGCCGTCGACGGTGGAGTGATGAACTTTTGGTAACTTGGTAACTTAGTAATTTAGTAACTTCGTAGACTATATTAGTAATGCTGAATCGAAGACAGGAGTGCAAGAATTATCATTGCTATGCGTACGCCTTATTTCACGACCCGTATCAATACTATCAATTCATATTTACGTGGCTCAACGCTTCGGATCATCTCGGTTGACTTGACACTTGAAACGCACTCCGAACTGCGACGCACAATGGTCGGTTTCCATATAAAATATCTG belongs to Megalopta genalis isolate 19385.01 chromosome 1, iyMegGena1_principal, whole genome shotgun sequence and includes:
- the Sf3a1 gene encoding splicing factor 3A subunit 1; the encoded protein is MSAQEVPVVQLPVTEGEENNAPSSQPIVGIIYPPPEVRNIVDKTASFVARNGPEFESRIRQNELGNPKFNFLNFGDPYHAYYQHKVKEFKEGKGQEPAIGQGLGKTVNLTAHQKQQEILKQVEQPFVPKDPPTEFEFIADPPSISALDLDIVKLTAQFVARNGRQFLTNLMNREQRNFQFDFLRPQHSLFQYFTKLLEQYTKVLIPPKDLLPRLRDEAANMDKILEQVKYRAEWLKYQEAQRRKEEEELERERVAYAQIDWHDFVVVETVDYQQFEVGNFPAPTTPDEVGARVLMQERIEEGEDVEMQIDSEGEDEMQNRTEGEKDRAKDNNQVQDMEEDSSDEDDVSPPGDTHKSKESKPRDSNNMQPPPLPPTPGNVVVKKGYDPKQHASKTTRPVAPDEYLISPITGERIPASKVQEHMRIGLLDPRWVEQRDKHLDKLAQETVFAPGTAIEASLKQLAERRTDIFGVGDEETAIGKKIGEEDKKKDDKVTWDGHTSSVEAATRAARANITLEDQIHQIHKVKGLLPDEEKEKIGPKPANRAAELSHMAAAASKPQATLKAPPKPPAPKPVPVPTQPPPPPTMSMPTMGIPQPMMPQAPMMMMAPMPPIRPPPLMTPAMSPFMPTPPPMQPPMASAMGLKHPSEVMEEEPQTKKLRTEDSLIPEQQFLARNKGPVQMNIAVPMMTEKAEWKLNGQTLNITLQVSDTVATMKALIHEQTGMPPGKQKLQYEGMFFKDSNTLAYYNLTSGNIINLLPKERGGRKK